One Haliaeetus albicilla chromosome 11, bHalAlb1.1, whole genome shotgun sequence genomic window carries:
- the LOC138687928 gene encoding putative transmembrane protein INAFM1: MHPGEGGSLSGRGSPRPGRCGPGPAPPRGDVREVPAVRPAGGLLAALQPPRRLRRAAERAASPPQSAHPPCAGAGVLTAVPAPAAAGGGGEVATPRPQPPARAAALWAPRGAPPAATPRGGPGPAEGRREGGPARGVSEPVLAVLARLSLLPLPGER; this comes from the exons ATGCACCCGGGGGAGGGCG GAAGTTTATCCGGCCGCGGCTCTCCCCGCcccgggcgctgcggccccggcccggcgcccCCACGGGGGGACGTACGAGAAGTACCCGCCGTGCGCCCGGCCGGGGGTCTCCTCGCGGCCCTGCAGCCTCCCCGCCGCCTACGGCGCGCAGCGGAGCGGGCGGCGAGCCCGCCGCAGTCTGCCCACCCTCCGTGCGCGGGGGCGGGGGTGCTGACTGCAGTGCCCGCTCCGGCGgccgcgggcgggggcggggaggtgGCCACGCCCCGGCCGCAGCCCCCtgcgcgggcggcggcgctgTGGGCGCCCCGGGGAGCGCCCCCGGCGGCCACACcccgcggcgggccggggccggcggaggggcggagggagggggggcCGGCGCGGGGTGTCTCCGAGCCAGTTCTCGCGGTGCTGGCCAGGCTCagcctccttcccctccccggcGAGCGGTGA